In Pseudophryne corroboree isolate aPseCor3 chromosome 3, aPseCor3.hap2, whole genome shotgun sequence, a genomic segment contains:
- the LOC135054700 gene encoding gastrula zinc finger protein XlCGF7.1-like, with amino-acid sequence MGIQTTVAASCKLPPECYFPLLKEYAADGCRSMKTSEGDLALSIGFKIEDIIIQDSQGENPSTLNIHTVSPSADILSDSTDHGECSPDTADASSHNTAQIVDINFACSECGKCFTQKSNLVRQQKSHTVKRPFPCSECGKCFTCKSNLVTHHRSHTGPWLHLLEHQSPRACHAVDFNCMRTQK; translated from the exons ATGGGAATCCAGACCACTGTTGCTGCCAGTTGCAAGCTTCCCCCGGAATGTTACTTTCCTCTACTGAAGGAGTATGCAG CAGATGGATGCAGAAGCATGAAGACCTCGGAGGGAGATCTCGCATTGTCTATAGGTTTTAAAATAGAAGATATCATCATCCAAGATTCTCAAGGGGAAAACCCCAGTACtctaaatatacatacagtatctccCAGTGCTGATATATTATCTGATTCCACAGATCATGGGGAATGTTCTCCAGATACCGCAGATGCTTCTTCACACAATACAGCTCAGATAGTTGATATAAACtttgcatgttctgagtgtgggaaatgttttactcaaAAATCAAATCTTGTAAGACAACAGAAAAGTCACACAGttaagaggccatttccatgctctgagtgtgggaaatgtttcacatgtAAATCGaaccttgttacacatcacagaagtcacacag GTCCCTGGTTACACCTCTTGGAGCATCAGTCACCCCGAGCGTGTCATGCTGTAGACTTTAACTGTATGAGGACACAAAAGTAG